The genomic interval TCTACTAAATAATTCTGTATTTATTTTCTTATCTAAACTAAGTCTAAATAAATATATTGCAAAAATTCGTTATTATTTGTAATTTACGATACACTTTAAAAAAAATATTTCAATGGAAAGTTTAGTAGAAGAAGTAAAAATCCGCGGTGAAAAGCTCGGGCAAAGCAACGATATCGGTAAAAAATTTGTTGCCATAAATTACATTACTTGCAAAGAAGATTACAAAGAACGATTCGAACAGTTGTTTTCAACACGAGCAAAGGCAATTGATACAATGCCGGGATTTCTTGAAATGGAAGTTCTGAAACCAATGGGGAATGGTAACGTTTATTTAATTGTTAGCCATTGGGATAATGCTGATGCATTCAAAAACTGGACTAAGTCACCTGAGTTTATAGAAGGACATAAACGTGGATTTGAAGACATCAAAAAATATAAAGAAGAAGGAAAAGAACC from Bacteroidota bacterium carries:
- a CDS encoding antibiotic biosynthesis monooxygenase; this encodes MESLVEEVKIRGEKLGQSNDIGKKFVAINYITCKEDYKERFEQLFSTRAKAIDTMPGFLEMEVLKPMGNGNVYLIVSHWDNADAFKNWTKSPEFIEGHKRGFEDIKKYKEEGKEPPMTSDFKTYEVMCN